One Tolypothrix bouteillei VB521301 DNA window includes the following coding sequences:
- a CDS encoding type 1 glutamine amidotransferase domain-containing protein has product MSKKILIIVSNAYTIGPNNRRTGNFLPEVAHPYAEFDRAKYQIDFASLTGDTPFLDALNLADDPDNLAFLVGKGWAAMQKAKKLSNVDVSQYDAIFIPGGLAPMVDMPEHPLLKKVVKETYERGAVVGAVCHGPVSLLNVKLSNGTLLLAGKNISSFTNDEEENYAKDDVPFELETALTKQGALFHKTAPWQAFSIADGNLVTGQNPASAKGVAEKMIALLESA; this is encoded by the coding sequence ATGTCAAAGAAGATTCTTATTATCGTATCGAACGCATACACCATCGGTCCGAACAACCGAAGGACGGGAAATTTCCTGCCGGAGGTCGCACATCCTTATGCTGAATTCGACAGAGCAAAATACCAAATTGATTTCGCAAGTCTCACCGGAGATACACCGTTTTTGGATGCGCTCAATCTTGCTGACGATCCTGACAACCTAGCCTTTTTGGTAGGAAAAGGGTGGGCCGCAATGCAGAAAGCGAAGAAGCTCTCAAACGTGGACGTTAGCCAGTACGATGCCATCTTTATACCTGGCGGTTTGGCACCGATGGTCGATATGCCTGAGCATCCGCTCCTCAAAAAGGTTGTGAAAGAGACATACGAGCGGGGTGCTGTTGTTGGGGCCGTTTGTCATGGTCCAGTTTCGTTGCTGAACGTCAAGTTGAGCAACGGCACTCTCCTGCTCGCTGGGAAGAATATCAGTTCATTTACAAACGACGAAGAAGAAAACTACGCAAAAGATGATGTGCCTTTCGAGTTGGAAACGGCGCTCACCAAACAAGGCGCACTTTTCCACAAGACGGCACCCTGGCAAGCATTCAGCATTGCCGATGGAAATCTCGTTACCGGACAGAATCCTGCTTCTGCCAAAGGTGTCGCAGAGAAGATGATCGCGCTCTTGGAGTCTGCTTGA
- a CDS encoding putative quinol monooxygenase: MEKIVIVKWRIKESETSRVLKLLPELAEKTRSEEGNIAYTIYQSENDPCELILCEHYTDTAAAESHRQSEHYKRIVAEEIIPYLEDREVISVKKLV; this comes from the coding sequence ATGGAAAAGATCGTTATCGTGAAATGGAGAATTAAGGAGTCGGAAACGTCTCGGGTCCTGAAATTGCTACCGGAACTGGCCGAGAAGACCAGATCGGAGGAAGGCAACATTGCCTACACAATTTATCAGTCGGAAAACGATCCTTGCGAACTCATTCTTTGCGAACACTACACCGACACCGCTGCCGCAGAATCTCACAGGCAATCGGAACACTATAAAAGAATCGTTGCAGAAGAGATAATCCCCTATCTTGAAGACCGCGAGGTGATATCGGTGAAGAAGCTTGTTTAA
- a CDS encoding lipoxygenase family protein — MGSPNRQQQLQQLIKQYVLPRRTVLAILGFTCALGLERFLASKTQPKLPKNSQIPTLPQKNSLAAQKERQQQLEIARSEYKLTSRLPNSIRVATLPTQEVFDDEYSKNQASISQKITENQQAFLQNPKPFLTLEDYTNVFKVLPLPDIAKTFRSDATFAGQRLWGPNPMEITNVLALKYNLQEKLGITNDIFQTVLSAARGTGYASETLESATTNGSLFVTDYAILNANGVTAKENQYLCAPIALYYADRNRAGWRLIPIAIQLGQIPQKSLLCTPMDGVDWTLAKLIAQMADFSVHALVRHLGQTHLALEPIALATVRELPDLHPVHVLLKPHFEFTMAINAFGDRVLINPGGYVDILLGSTLESSLHLANLGVSEMFDNFSNYALPNNLRLRGVGDRSILKNFPYRDDGLLVWDALFEYVNRYIDIYYKSSQDIQEDFELQNWLTALRKPVSDRGFGVASLPQQLSDRDQLINLLTQIIFTAGPQHSAIAWIQYQYMSFVPNMPGAIYQPIPTVKGTIELEKNLTSFLPGIEPTFAQISVIEGTGVKLDVKAFTDFGVNSFYDPRAIAVLKGLQDRLKVVEKQIEQRNKHREESYSGFLPSRMANSTSS; from the coding sequence ATGGGATCGCCTAACCGACAACAACAACTCCAACAATTAATCAAGCAGTACGTTCTCCCGCGTCGAACCGTGTTAGCGATCCTAGGTTTCACGTGTGCGCTTGGCTTGGAACGTTTCCTAGCAAGCAAAACTCAACCCAAACTTCCCAAGAATTCTCAAATCCCAACTTTACCTCAAAAAAATTCGTTAGCAGCCCAAAAAGAACGCCAACAGCAGCTTGAGATTGCACGCTCTGAATATAAATTAACATCTCGACTACCAAACTCTATTCGCGTAGCAACTTTACCAACCCAGGAGGTTTTTGATGATGAATATAGCAAGAATCAAGCAAGCATAAGCCAGAAAATTACAGAGAATCAACAAGCATTTTTACAAAACCCCAAACCCTTTCTAACACTAGAAGACTACACAAATGTTTTTAAAGTCTTACCCCTACCAGATATTGCCAAAACCTTTCGCAGCGATGCTACATTTGCAGGACAAAGACTTTGGGGTCCCAATCCCATGGAAATTACCAACGTTTTGGCACTCAAGTATAATCTCCAAGAAAAACTTGGGATAACGAATGATATTTTTCAAACCGTTCTCAGTGCTGCTAGAGGAACGGGATACGCCAGTGAAACCCTCGAAAGTGCTACCACAAATGGCAGTTTGTTTGTAACCGACTATGCAATACTTAATGCCAATGGCGTTACGGCAAAAGAAAACCAATATCTGTGCGCTCCCATCGCTCTCTATTACGCCGATCGCAACCGGGCTGGTTGGCGTTTAATCCCCATTGCCATTCAACTGGGACAAATACCCCAAAAAAGTTTGCTTTGTACTCCTATGGATGGAGTGGACTGGACTTTAGCCAAGCTAATCGCTCAAATGGCTGACTTTTCCGTTCATGCATTGGTACGTCACTTAGGTCAAACCCATCTTGCTCTGGAACCAATTGCACTAGCAACTGTACGCGAACTCCCCGATCTTCATCCAGTACACGTGCTATTGAAACCGCATTTTGAGTTTACAATGGCAATCAATGCCTTTGGGGATCGAGTGTTGATTAATCCAGGAGGATACGTAGATATCCTTTTAGGAAGTACTCTTGAAAGCTCGCTTCATCTGGCTAATCTTGGTGTCTCCGAGATGTTTGACAACTTTAGCAACTATGCACTCCCAAACAATTTACGTCTGCGTGGTGTAGGCGATCGCTCTATATTAAAAAATTTTCCCTATCGAGATGACGGTTTGCTCGTTTGGGATGCTCTGTTTGAGTATGTCAATCGGTATATAGACATTTACTACAAATCTTCTCAAGATATTCAAGAGGATTTCGAGTTGCAAAATTGGTTAACAGCTTTACGGAAACCCGTAAGTGATAGAGGCTTTGGTGTAGCTTCCTTACCTCAGCAGTTGAGCGATCGCGACCAGTTGATTAACTTGCTGACACAAATTATTTTCACAGCAGGTCCGCAACACTCAGCCATTGCGTGGATTCAATATCAGTATATGTCTTTTGTTCCTAATATGCCTGGAGCGATTTATCAGCCTATTCCTACGGTTAAAGGGACGATAGAATTGGAGAAAAATTTAACCAGTTTTCTTCCTGGCATAGAACCAACCTTCGCACAAATTAGCGTCATAGAGGGAACTGGTGTCAAGCTTGATGTAAAAGCATTTACAGATTTCGGTGTCAATAGTTTTTACGATCCGCGAGCGATTGCGGTTCTTAAAGGTTTGCAAGACCGTCTGAAAGTTGTAGAAAAACAGATCGAACAGCGCAATAAACATCGAGAGGAAAGCTATTCTGGCTTTTTACCTTCTCGCATGGCTAACAGTACAAGTAGTTAG
- a CDS encoding DUF1822 family protein: protein MTGNPTVFTFTSPTHLILEVPENVQNQIWQENTSFSNQTSRYQAYINQICLFAVLAWLQEDLAPHAKPWLGSAALPSFWEFVSGTAIAINETRLILVPSEEMDMSELRIAQEWVDIPSWAGDYYLAVQVEPEDEYVKVWGYCTHEQLKRKGSYDASDRTYSLEATEIVEDISTLAVAYQLCPQEVTRSTIQPLPTLSQEQAQNLISRLATSEIVSPRMEIPFQLWGGLMEHGGWRKSLYHRRLGLQEEWSLLAWLENGISQVGEALGWERFNLQHSAAGARSTEEERQLDTFFSRQLSIAGQSYELRISPKQQEEAIVWRFELRNAVEELAIPGGFTLRLLTEDLQPFPNNEDVATTTVKQLFVEVALEPQEGIVWEITPFPENYEREILRF from the coding sequence ATGACTGGAAACCCCACTGTTTTTACCTTTACTTCACCGACTCACCTGATTTTGGAAGTACCAGAAAACGTTCAGAATCAGATTTGGCAAGAAAACACGTCTTTTTCCAATCAAACTTCTCGCTATCAAGCGTATATCAATCAAATTTGCCTTTTTGCTGTCTTAGCCTGGTTGCAAGAAGACTTAGCACCGCACGCAAAGCCTTGGCTGGGTAGTGCTGCTTTACCCAGTTTCTGGGAATTTGTCAGTGGAACTGCGATCGCCATCAATGAAACTCGGTTGATTTTGGTTCCCAGTGAAGAAATGGATATGAGTGAATTGCGAATCGCACAAGAATGGGTAGATATACCAAGTTGGGCTGGGGATTATTATCTAGCAGTACAAGTCGAACCAGAGGATGAATACGTAAAAGTTTGGGGCTACTGTACTCACGAACAACTCAAAAGAAAGGGGAGTTATGACGCCAGCGATCGCACTTATTCTTTAGAAGCAACAGAGATTGTTGAGGACATCAGTACTTTAGCAGTCGCATATCAACTTTGCCCGCAAGAAGTGACACGGAGTACCATCCAACCATTACCGACTTTATCACAAGAGCAAGCACAGAACCTCATTTCTCGTTTGGCAACAAGCGAGATTGTTTCACCAAGGATGGAAATCCCTTTTCAACTTTGGGGTGGATTAATGGAGCATGGGGGATGGCGCAAAAGCTTATACCACCGACGCTTGGGACTGCAAGAAGAGTGGTCGCTTCTCGCTTGGCTGGAAAACGGTATTTCTCAAGTGGGGGAAGCCCTTGGATGGGAAAGGTTCAATTTACAACACAGTGCAGCCGGAGCCAGAAGTACGGAAGAAGAAAGACAATTAGATACCTTCTTCTCTCGTCAGTTGTCCATCGCAGGTCAATCTTACGAACTGAGGATATCACCAAAACAACAAGAAGAGGCGATTGTTTGGCGCTTTGAGTTGCGTAATGCTGTGGAAGAATTGGCTATTCCTGGTGGTTTTACACTCAGACTTTTGACCGAAGATTTGCAGCCATTTCCCAATAATGAAGATGTAGCGACAACTACGGTCAAACAACTGTTTGTGGAAGTCGCTCTAGAACCACAAGAAGGTATAGTTTGGGAAATAACACCTTTTCCTGAAAACTATGAGCGAGAAATTCTGAGATTTTAA
- a CDS encoding formylglycine-generating enzyme family protein codes for MLSRSRTSLLLFGDRDREVLLDVRVQTHYILGAAPKGKLRDQTTDVSSFPPNAFGLYDMHGNVWQWCEDDWHNNYIDAPINVRSPLTDILHLHPIRVRLYKRSLPTQARNSNFSCY; via the coding sequence GTGCTAAGTCGGTCAAGAACATCATTGTTGTTGTTTGGCGATCGCGATCGCGAAGTGCTGCTAGATGTGCGAGTTCAAACACACTATATATTAGGTGCTGCACCAAAGGGAAAGTTGCGAGATCAAACCACAGATGTAAGTTCTTTTCCCCCTAACGCTTTTGGTTTGTACGATATGCACGGGAATGTGTGGCAATGGTGTGAAGATGACTGGCATAATAATTATATAGACGCACCAATAAATGTTCGCTCCCCCCTAACCGATATCTTGCACCTACACCCTATAAGGGTGAGGCTATACAAACGAAGCCTGCCTACGCAGGCTAGAAATTCCAATTTTTCGTGTTATTGA
- a CDS encoding sigma-70 family RNA polymerase sigma factor → MHPRNNLVEIFSTFLVFADDRFCRWVTDAKLRRSIANALQQTPQETDEDVWIGFFYDRLHKSSSARLAKEHTIAYLQEPCYWTSQKIVASFATTQYKLSDCFQIAITQVDKILKGFNPNSGSRLKNYASTVFGAAIRETFRQRHEIDICTDWGLLRKISKKRLEESLQAESLPKDKIVAYMSVWNCFKLLYVPSQAHSSRQLSKPDNQTWEAIAKAYNSQTHQQVNPQMLEAWLLACAKAVRRYLYPNVASFNAPINSEDSGEWLDNIPADELDSPLAYTIAQEEQQLRVSQQSEIHNVLREALTQLDPQAREILQLYYAQGLTQQQIAKQLQVQQYTVSRRLTKTRETLLKSLANWSQEHLHISITPDILKTTSAVMEEWLQFYYTQNKNQKAV, encoded by the coding sequence ATGCACCCTCGAAATAACCTTGTTGAAATCTTTTCGACTTTTTTAGTATTTGCCGACGATCGCTTCTGTCGTTGGGTAACGGATGCTAAGCTCCGTCGTAGTATAGCAAATGCACTACAGCAAACTCCACAAGAAACGGACGAAGACGTTTGGATTGGCTTTTTTTACGATCGATTACACAAATCTTCATCAGCAAGACTTGCCAAAGAACATACTATCGCTTACTTACAAGAACCCTGCTACTGGACATCTCAAAAAATAGTTGCTAGCTTTGCCACAACCCAGTACAAGCTATCGGACTGTTTTCAAATAGCAATTACCCAAGTTGATAAAATCCTCAAAGGTTTTAACCCCAATAGCGGTTCTAGGTTAAAAAACTATGCCAGTACAGTCTTTGGGGCTGCTATTCGTGAAACTTTCAGACAGCGTCATGAAATAGATATTTGTACGGATTGGGGACTCTTAAGAAAAATTAGTAAAAAGCGTTTGGAAGAATCATTGCAAGCCGAGAGCTTACCTAAAGACAAGATTGTTGCTTACATGAGTGTCTGGAACTGTTTCAAGTTGCTTTACGTACCGAGTCAAGCTCATAGCAGCCGTCAATTATCGAAACCAGATAATCAAACTTGGGAAGCGATCGCTAAAGCTTACAACTCACAAACCCATCAGCAAGTTAATCCCCAAATGTTAGAAGCTTGGCTGCTTGCTTGCGCCAAAGCTGTACGTAGGTACCTTTATCCCAATGTTGCTTCTTTCAATGCTCCCATTAATTCAGAAGATTCTGGTGAGTGGTTAGATAATATACCAGCCGATGAACTAGACTCGCCCCTCGCTTATACGATCGCCCAAGAAGAACAACAGTTAAGAGTCTCCCAACAATCTGAGATTCATAACGTATTGAGAGAAGCGCTGACCCAATTAGATCCGCAAGCTAGAGAAATTTTGCAACTCTACTACGCTCAAGGATTGACTCAACAACAGATTGCCAAACAACTCCAAGTTCAGCAATATACTGTTTCGCGCCGATTGACCAAAACTAGAGAAACCTTGCTGAAGTCTTTAGCGAATTGGAGCCAAGAACACCTGCATATTTCTATTACACCAGACATACTTAAAACTACGAGCGCTGTAATGGAGGAATGGCTGCAATTTTACTACACCCAAAATAAAAATCAAAAAGCTGTTTAA
- a CDS encoding eIF2A-related protein, producing MCPRAVGTSRSTYTQQTSAAKLWLLLVGVNHYQDERLPNLNYSAVDCQGLAKALVGATEHFPQKEIKIYHDFAPQLPYLETVRASLQEISTAARPQDTILFYFSGHGIFVPNTHQTFLCLANTQKDDILNTGLAIQELLQLLGKCNAQNQLVWLDACHSGGMTLRGATVAEPLLNATRQLVEVLQKVAAMSKGFYALLSCDTDQQSWEFPELGHGVFTYYLMRGLQGEAADLQGAISADGLYRYVYHQTLQYIDKTNQQLRLINQQKRGKGDTQLFREYPLQTPKRIVEGVGELIIGSIGAIEEPRPIRQALVVEGLSGSQITLAFCKVLRSAGGFELEYLPRQGKATAKEVREAIQEFLYLPNQKQQKAEKPATVLLYLRGRLEETPTGEVALVLSEDVWLSRAWLRQQLRRSQAAQQIIILDFLAGESDRFTPHEWIEDLQVGSEKAQCIIAANSPRYNLEQFADALVNTLTTASKPSGLSIAGWITQLQVYLAGAFPLHIWLSGTQGIIEIIPAFTDTRSDRKAVALDLGICPYKGLEAFGEEDVQYFYGRETLTQQLINDLARNSFLAVVGASGSGKSSVVQAGLMTQLRSGKQLPGSENWWIKSLRPGAQPLEALSRRLAASGQEDKGIGGRGEIAGEMTSSSPKLILEGLLYQGIEGFVYWVRSRPEPMVVLVIDQFEELFTLASYEERKRFLELVLGAIAYASDRFKLVITLRADFIAPCLEVPELALLLQHSSVLVPPRLDRDDYHRVIVNPAEQVGLKVESGLVEILLQELNDSVGNLPLLEFVLQQLWEYRQEGELTLAAYQQHLGGIKGALEHKAQAVYDGLDRLARDCARWIFLSLTQLGEGTEDTKRRVLKSDLVVKKYPAPLVDRTLQALTAAKLVVMDLEEGDRGDRGDKGDKGDEGEILPGLSLPTNAVTVEVAHEILIRHWSTLRWWLEENRSKLRLQRQIEQAAVLWKHNNEQSDFLLRGVRLAEAEDIYVKYTDELSHDVQQYIAACLEERQRQQLEQKKRLRQAQRAVAAIGVLGVTATGFGGLAYFKQQAAQVGEVAALNASSEALLLSNRQMEALIASVKAGEQFKQVFAPARDVELATVATLQQAVYQTQEINRLQSHAQQVNAVSFSPGGKLLASASDDSTIKIWSAEGKLISTFPAQQDRVTSIAFSPDGKFLASASTDRTIKIYSIDGKLVEILTGHSDIVTSVSFSPNVTTSLVSQSQKVKQRGDFIIASASRDKTVKLWRMNGKLIKTWNAHNGWVNSVSFSPDGKFLVSGGEDNIVKLWNVADGQLMRTFSGHTDRVTRVKFSPDGKTIASASGDRTINLWKLDGQLWQTLGGQKGHTQPVNGISFSPDGRIVASAAADGTIKLWSIDGTLLATIKGHDEQVRDVNFSPDGKILASASDDKTIRFWNLNNSIISQEEGIYSVSFSPDGKVFASAGWNGEVKLWQQKQIVNASLVKVFKTKQDIIYDAVFSPDGKTLATAGDNKSIKIWNLINNQFIQRLTGHEKRVNSISFSPDNQIIASGSADKTIKLWRLADGKLLKTLLGHNDEVTSVDFSPDGKMLASGSYDNTVKLWRVDGTLVKTLKGHSLAIAHLSFSPDGKILASASWDNTIKLWKVTDGGLISTLTGHTNGVKSLSFSSNGQILASGSADGTIKLWNTMNGTLLKTLSGYRGEVNSISFSPDGKLLVSGGNAGMMLWNLDLDDLVQQGCKKLKNYLENNPNVSESDRKICKALS from the coding sequence ATGTGTCCGCGTGCAGTTGGTACGAGTCGCTCAACTTACACTCAACAAACAAGTGCTGCCAAACTTTGGCTGCTATTGGTGGGAGTCAACCACTACCAAGATGAGCGACTCCCAAATTTGAATTACTCAGCAGTGGATTGTCAGGGGTTAGCGAAAGCTTTGGTGGGAGCAACCGAGCATTTTCCGCAAAAAGAAATAAAAATTTACCATGATTTTGCCCCACAATTACCTTACTTAGAAACTGTCCGTGCTAGCCTTCAAGAAATCTCTACTGCGGCTCGCCCACAAGACACAATTCTCTTTTATTTCTCCGGTCATGGGATATTCGTGCCAAACACTCATCAAACATTCCTATGTTTGGCAAATACTCAAAAAGATGACATACTCAATACGGGTTTAGCCATACAGGAACTTTTGCAATTATTGGGGAAATGTAATGCACAAAATCAGCTTGTATGGCTCGATGCATGTCATAGTGGCGGTATGACACTTAGGGGCGCAACTGTAGCAGAACCTTTACTGAATGCTACGCGTCAACTGGTGGAAGTTTTGCAGAAAGTCGCTGCCATGAGTAAGGGATTTTATGCCCTGCTTTCTTGCGATACCGATCAGCAATCTTGGGAGTTTCCAGAACTAGGGCATGGAGTATTTACTTATTATTTGATGCGCGGATTGCAAGGTGAAGCAGCAGATTTACAAGGAGCAATTTCTGCTGATGGTCTTTATCGCTATGTTTATCACCAAACCCTACAATATATAGATAAAACGAACCAACAACTGCGCCTGATCAATCAGCAAAAACGCGGCAAAGGGGACACGCAGTTGTTTCGGGAATATCCCTTACAAACTCCCAAACGAATTGTAGAAGGCGTTGGAGAACTGATTATTGGTTCCATTGGGGCGATTGAAGAACCGCGTCCCATAAGGCAAGCACTTGTCGTTGAAGGATTGAGCGGTAGTCAAATAACACTGGCTTTTTGTAAAGTTTTGCGTAGTGCTGGTGGCTTTGAGTTGGAGTATTTACCCCGACAGGGGAAAGCAACTGCCAAAGAGGTTCGAGAAGCAATTCAAGAATTTTTGTATTTACCAAACCAAAAACAACAGAAAGCTGAAAAACCAGCAACAGTATTGTTATATTTGCGCGGACGACTGGAGGAGACTCCGACAGGAGAAGTGGCTTTAGTACTGTCTGAAGATGTTTGGTTGAGCCGTGCTTGGTTGAGACAGCAGTTGCGTCGCTCTCAAGCAGCCCAACAGATTATCATTTTAGACTTTTTGGCGGGGGAGAGCGATCGCTTTACCCCACACGAATGGATTGAAGATTTACAAGTCGGTTCTGAAAAAGCGCAATGTATTATTGCAGCCAATTCGCCCCGTTACAATTTAGAACAATTTGCAGATGCTCTGGTCAATACTTTAACAACAGCTTCTAAACCAAGTGGCTTATCAATAGCGGGTTGGATTACTCAATTGCAAGTCTACCTAGCAGGAGCTTTTCCACTCCACATTTGGCTGTCAGGTACGCAAGGTATTATCGAAATTATACCAGCTTTTACCGATACGCGCAGCGATCGCAAAGCTGTAGCATTGGACTTAGGAATTTGCCCTTACAAAGGTTTAGAAGCGTTTGGGGAAGAAGATGTTCAGTATTTTTACGGTAGAGAAACCTTAACCCAACAGTTAATTAATGACTTAGCACGCAATTCATTCCTAGCTGTGGTAGGAGCTTCTGGGAGTGGGAAATCTTCTGTCGTACAAGCGGGATTGATGACTCAATTGCGTTCGGGTAAACAATTACCGGGTAGCGAAAATTGGTGGATCAAAAGTTTGAGACCGGGCGCACAACCTCTAGAGGCTTTATCGCGCCGATTGGCTGCTTCGGGACAAGAGGACAAGGGGATAGGGGGACGAGGGGAAATCGCGGGAGAAATGACCTCTTCGTCTCCCAAGCTTATATTAGAAGGATTGCTGTACCAGGGGATAGAGGGTTTTGTTTACTGGGTACGCAGCCGACCGGAACCAATGGTAGTTTTGGTGATAGATCAGTTTGAGGAACTTTTCACTCTGGCTTCTTATGAAGAGAGAAAGCGATTTCTAGAACTTGTGTTGGGTGCGATCGCATATGCTTCTGACAGGTTTAAATTAGTGATTACTTTGCGAGCAGACTTCATCGCCCCCTGTTTGGAAGTACCAGAACTGGCTTTGCTTTTGCAACACTCAAGTGTACTGGTTCCTCCCCGATTGGATCGCGATGACTACCACCGTGTTATTGTCAACCCCGCCGAACAAGTGGGTCTAAAAGTCGAATCTGGACTTGTAGAAATTCTTTTACAAGAGTTAAACGATTCTGTAGGAAATTTACCGCTTTTAGAATTTGTACTGCAACAGTTGTGGGAATACCGCCAGGAGGGTGAGCTAACTTTAGCAGCGTATCAGCAGCATCTTGGGGGGATTAAAGGTGCGCTAGAACACAAAGCACAAGCAGTTTACGATGGTTTAGATCGCCTTGCACGGGATTGCGCTCGCTGGATTTTTCTGTCGCTGACTCAATTAGGAGAGGGTACGGAAGATACCAAGCGAAGGGTGTTGAAATCGGATTTGGTTGTAAAAAAATATCCCGCTCCTTTGGTAGACAGAACATTGCAAGCTTTAACTGCGGCGAAGTTAGTAGTGATGGATTTGGAAGAGGGGGATAGGGGGGATAGGGGGGACAAGGGAGACAAGGGGGATGAGGGGGAAATATTACCTGGTTTGTCTCTACCTACAAATGCAGTGACTGTAGAAGTTGCTCATGAAATTCTCATTCGTCACTGGTCAACATTGCGTTGGTGGCTGGAGGAAAATCGCAGTAAATTGCGGTTGCAACGTCAAATCGAGCAAGCGGCTGTTTTGTGGAAGCACAATAACGAACAATCTGATTTTTTATTGCGGGGCGTGCGTCTGGCTGAGGCGGAAGATATCTATGTCAAATACACGGATGAATTGTCTCACGATGTCCAACAGTATATTGCGGCTTGTCTGGAAGAAAGACAGCGACAACAACTCGAGCAGAAAAAGCGATTGCGACAAGCTCAAAGGGCTGTTGCTGCGATCGGCGTACTTGGAGTGACTGCAACGGGTTTTGGTGGATTGGCTTACTTCAAACAACAAGCAGCCCAGGTTGGGGAAGTTGCTGCTTTGAATGCATCGTCTGAAGCGCTACTGTTATCCAATCGCCAGATGGAAGCATTAATCGCAAGCGTGAAAGCTGGGGAACAGTTTAAGCAAGTTTTTGCACCTGCACGAGATGTCGAGCTAGCAACTGTGGCGACTCTCCAGCAAGCAGTTTACCAAACTCAAGAGATTAACCGCTTGCAAAGTCACGCCCAACAAGTGAACGCCGTAAGTTTTAGTCCGGGGGGTAAACTTCTCGCCTCTGCTAGCGATGACTCTACTATAAAGATATGGAGTGCTGAGGGCAAATTAATCTCTACTTTCCCAGCGCAGCAAGATAGAGTGACGAGTATCGCTTTTAGTCCGGATGGGAAGTTTCTCGCCTCTGCAAGTACCGATCGAACTATCAAAATATACTCTATTGATGGCAAGTTAGTTGAAATTTTGACAGGACACAGCGATATCGTTACAAGTGTTAGTTTTAGCCCTAATGTCACGACTTCTCTGGTGTCTCAATCTCAAAAGGTAAAACAAAGAGGAGATTTTATAATTGCATCTGCAAGCCGAGATAAAACTGTGAAACTCTGGCGCATGAATGGCAAGCTAATTAAGACATGGAATGCCCATAACGGTTGGGTGAATAGTGTTAGCTTTAGTCCGGATGGAAAGTTTCTTGTTTCTGGTGGGGAAGATAACATTGTCAAACTGTGGAATGTAGCAGATGGTCAGTTAATGAGAACTTTTTCCGGACATACAGACCGAGTTACCCGTGTCAAATTTAGCCCTGATGGTAAAACCATCGCCTCTGCTAGTGGCGATCGAACTATAAATCTATGGAAGCTCGACGGTCAATTATGGCAAACTCTGGGGGGTCAAAAGGGTCATACTCAGCCAGTCAACGGTATTAGTTTTAGCCCAGATGGTCGGATTGTTGCTTCTGCTGCTGCTGACGGTACTATTAAGCTTTGGAGTATAGATGGTACTTTGTTAGCAACTATTAAAGGGCATGATGAACAAGTTAGAGATGTGAATTTTAGCCCTGATGGTAAAATTCTTGCTTCTGCCAGTGATGATAAAACAATTCGATTTTGGAACTTAAACAATAGTATAATATCGCAAGAAGAAGGTATTTATAGTGTAAGTTTTAGCCCGGATGGAAAAGTTTTTGCCTCTGCTGGATGGAATGGAGAAGTCAAATTATGGCAGCAAAAGCAAATTGTAAATGCATCTTTAGTTAAAGTTTTTAAGACCAAACAAGATATTATTTATGATGCGGTCTTTAGTCCTGATGGCAAAACTTTAGCAACAGCAGGTGACAATAAAAGTATTAAGATTTGGAATTTAATAAATAACCAGTTCATTCAAAGATTAACGGGGCATGAAAAAAGAGTCAATAGTATCAGTTTCAGCCCAGATAATCAAATCATCGCTTCTGGAAGTGCAGATAAAACAATTAAGCTGTGGCGTCTTGCTGATGGCAAGTTATTAAAAACACTGTTAGGGCATAATGATGAGGTAACTAGTGTGGATTTTAGCCCGGATGGTAAGATGTTAGCCTCTGGTAGCTATGATAATACTGTGAAACTTTGGCGTGTAGATGGCACTTTGGTGAAAACTTTGAAAGGTCATAGTTTAGCGATCGCACACCTGAGTTTCAGTCCAGATGGCAAAATCTTAGCTTCAGCAAGTTGGGACAACACCATCAAACTGTGGAAAGTTACAGATGGTGGGTTAATAAGTACGCTAACAGGACATACAAACGGTGTAAAAAGTTTGAGTTTCAGTTCAAACGGTCAGATACTTGCTTCTGGTAGCGCTGATGGTACTATCAAGCTATGGAACACCATGAATGGTACGTTGCTAAAAACACTATCGGGATACAGAGGTGAAGTGAATAGCATCAGCTTCAGTCCGGATGGTAAACTGTTGGTCAGTGGTGGGAATGCTGGCATGATGCTTTGGAATTTAGACTTAGACGATCTCGTGCAGCAGGGATGCAAAAAGCTCAAGAATTACCTTGAAAATAATCCAAACGTGAGTGAGAGCGATCGCAAGATTTGTAAAGCATTGAGCTAG